The genome window TGCACCCGAACCTCTCTCATCCTGAGAGGATGACAAGGTGTGCAAGAAAGCTGGCGTCAGCCTTTTAAATACATACTAAGTTTACAAGTgcatacagatataggatcttaaattgagccagtttgctacagcaggttAATAATTGTGAATTATTATGTTGATTATAATTAATTTACATttattgtaggggttgatacattttacattaaggtaaatcaagtctgaaatgttaaagtggaaattactaaCTTAAGAatactttttaaaccttgaatacactacaggtTTGCATGTCCTGCTGTGCAGAAAAAGTCTCAACAAaagtggtcaaattaagatcctacatctgtattggtCTTTCTATAAATAAATAGGGCCAATGTGTGATATTGGGATCAACACTACAAAATGgtttaaaacaaacaaaaatgattTTCATGCAGTTCCACATGTGTACTTAGAGGAGTAAAAATGAATATATGCATATTGGCCCATAACTCCACCTATACAACAAgaacatacagtcgtggccaaaagttttgagaatgacacaaatattaatttccacaaagtttgctgcttcgtctttagatatttttgtcagatgttactatggaatactgaagtgtaattatgaaatgcttgtaagtgtcaaaggcttttattgacaattacatgaagttgatgcaaagggtcaatatttgcagtgttgacccttctttttcaagacctctgcaatccgccctggcatgctgtcaattaacttctgggccacagcctgactgatggcagcccattcttgcataatcaatgcttgggtttgtcagaatttgttggtttttgtttgtccacccgccttttgaggattgaccacaagttctcaatgggattaaggtctggggagtttcatgGCCATGGAcctaaaatattgatgttttgttccccgagccacttagttatcacttttgccttatggcaaggtgctccatcatgctggaaaagccattgttcgtcaccaaactgttcctggatggttcggagaagttgctctcggaggatgtgttggtaccattctttattcatggctgtgttaggcaaaattgtgagtgagcccactcccttggctgacaAGCaatcccacacatgaatggtttcagaatgctttactgttggcatgacacaggactgatggtagcgctcaccttgtcttctccggacaagcttttttccggatgccccaaacaatcggaaaggggtttcagagaaaatgactttaccccagtcctcagcagtccgatccctgtaccttttgcagaatatcagtctgtccctgatgtttttcctggagagaagtggcttctttgctgcccttcttgacaccaggccatcctccaaaagtcttcacctcattgtgcgtgcagatgcactcacacctgcctgctgccattcctgagcaagctctgtactggtggtgccccgatcctgcagctgaatcaactttaggagatggtcctggcgcctgctggactttcttgggcgccctgaagccttcttcacaacaattgaaccgctctccttgaagttcttgatgatccgataaatggttgatttaggtgcaatcttactggcagcaatatccttgcctgtgaagccctttttgtgcaaagcaatgatgacggcacgtgtttccttgcaggtaaccatggctgacagaggaagaacaatgattccaagcaccaccctccttttgaagctttgagtctgttattcgaactcaatcagcatgacagagtgatctccagccttatcctcgtcaacactcacacctgtgttaacgagagaatcactgacatgatgtcagctggtccttttgtggcagggctgaaatgtagtggaaatgtttttgggggattcagttcatttgcatggcaaagagggactttgcaattaatttcaattaatcctatcactcttcataacattctggagtatatgtaaATTGCCAtcctacaaactgaggcagcagacttgatgaacatttatatttgtgtcattctcaaaacttttggccatgactgtaggcCTAGGACTATACATACTCTTAGCAGGGTTCATAACGACATTGGCAAGCAAAATTCAAGGACTTTCAGGGACTTTTTCAAGCACTTCATTGTAATTTAAGGACCGCAATGTTATACAATTGTATAATTTATATAAATTGTACATGTAGGGCCAAatatagaaccccccccccccccaaaaaaaaatatattgcaggtgtaacatggaaaacaaaatgtatttgtaatGTTAATTCATTACCTGATTATATGGTGAATAAGACCACTAGGCAGTCGTTTGTCATAATATCCAGAATATCCTACACAATTGTGCACAGTAAACTCTGTCCAATCTGTGGCACAAAAACATAAACTCATTATCTTAATGTCTTCTCTGTTAAATCTAACGAGACCCTGCTGTTAATCAAGCAGACAACAACAGATGATCAATATCAATTCGCTAGGGATATTAGATCCAATGTGGATCCAGGCACAACTGTCTTCACCAATGTGAGGACTGAGACACCAAAATATTCGGGACATTCCTTGTCAACACCTTTTTTCCGGCACTTGGGCTGTTGTTGCATCGCATGCACTATCACAACAGCTGTTCATCACTTGACTGTCATTCTGACAATTCCTTCCTGGATCAGATGACATGTGATAATTCCACTGGTGTAACATCAACTGGACACAAATGCGCATCCAACAAGTATTAtgcataattattgaagaactaaTTTAATGACAGTATTGACTTAGGTTTTAAGTATCAAGGTAAGGTGACTCTTTTGGTTAGAATTATTCCATTTTGCAATCGCGTACATAATTGATTTGATTATCACCACGTAACATAAGGAGaaactaaatgttacgtagttacactgcatttctgagttACAAAAAAACTGTCCAACAGCTAGATCCAGGATTCTTAAAGGGTTCAAGTTCAATGTCTAATTTAACTGATTAATGCATAATATGATATAACGACAATTTACACTGCCATAAATGCAAGGAAAGAAAAGTTGTTTTATGTCACACCATTTTAGACAAATCCGTCAAAACACCAACCATGATAAAAGGTTAAGCATAGGTTTTAAATCAACTCGTGAATCGTATTTAATATTTATTACAgacaaatactcctcagtttcatcagctgtccgggttgctggtctcagacgataccgaaaaagccggatgtggaggtcctgggctggtgtggttacacatggtctgcggttgtgaggctggttggaagtACTCCCAAATTCTCTccaatgacgttggaggcggcttatggtagagaaattaatattaaatTCTCTGATAACACCTCTGGTGGATGTTCCTGCAGTCGGCAtgacaattgcatgctccctcaaaacttgagacatctgtgttattgtgttgtgtgacaaaactgcacattttagagtggccttttattgtccccagcacaaggtgcacctgtataatgatcatgctgtttaaacagcTTCTTGATATTACAGCACCTGTGAGGTGGATCGTCTATCtcagcaaatgagaaatgctcactaacagggatgtaaacaaatttgtgcacaaaattgtaGAGAAATAAAGCTTTTTGTCTGTATGGAAAATTTCAGGGCTCTTTtagttcagctcatgaaacatgggaccaacactttacatgttgcgtttatatttttgttcagtacagttTACTGGTACCTTAGCTATTTTTGCGGGCACTCCAAAAATCAGCACACACTTCAAGCCCTTCTCCACAAGGGGGCGTAGCATGCCCTCCAGTTTATTCACTCCATATCTGAGAGGAGAAAACAATTTGATTGAGGGAGACACAGGGAATGGACAAACAACAAAGTGCTATTTCAATACAACTTTGAGGCAAGCAATTACATAGTGGCACTTCATTAGCAATGCATTGTGATGTATTTGATCTCCATAACCTAAAATCATGTTTGTCTTGGGCAACAAACCAAATCAGTCTTAGTAAGTTAGATAACTACCGAAGTTAGATAactaccggagtgccaagtctatgacaaaaaggcttctcaacagttaatacccccaagccataagactcctgaacaggtaatcaaatggctacccggactatttgcattgtgtgcccccccaacccctcttttacgctgctgctactctctgtttatcatatatgcatagtcacgttaactatacattcatgtacatactacctcaatgggcagaccaaccagtgctcccgcacattggctaaccgggctatctgcattgtgtcccaccacccatcATCAcatacgcatagtcactttaaccatatctacatgtacatactacctcaaatcagcctgactaaccggtgtctgtgtgtagcctcgctacttttatagcctcgctactgtataaagcctcgctactgttatttttcactgtctttttatttctttacttacctattgttcacctaataccttttttgcactattggttagagcatgtaagtaagcatttcactgtaaggtctacacctgttgtatttggcgcacgtgacaaataaactttgatttgatctatAGACACAGTATTTTCAACTCTGACACGTAATAGTACCAAGGCTTAGGGCTCAGTATTGGTTTACAGCCTACTTTATTGTAACCAAATGGTGCATGATAAGGGAGGGTTGTGAGGGACAAAAAGCTAATGGATTCTCTTCTTATCTTGGCCCAGTTGTTGGCTCTGGATCCACCCTGCCTCACAGTATTTATCTGGAGGTCACAGCCTTGCTCTCAATGGTCCCATCCCCTGCTCATTCTCACTCAATCAGATAGCCATTATAATTCAAATTTAAAGTATTTTTGTTTCAAAGTCATATGTTTTAAAATATGATTACAATACATGATAAATTAATAGCACATTGGGGGTATTCAACTACTGTACCCAGCATAGATGAGCAATTATCATAGCTGAGATTATAAACCAAATGAACAGGTAATCTGGAGTCATTACCTGGCCTGGCCAGGTAGACTAGCGATGGGCTCCACAGCATCAGGACTGTCACTGTTGGAGAAAAGAACCAGAAAGCTGCCATGTCACAAAAACACATAGCCatccaaatatatacagtaccagtcaaaagtttagacacacctcattcaagggcttttctgtaatttgactattttctacattgtagaataatagtgaagacatcaaaactatgaaataacacatatggaatcatgtagtaaacaaaaaagaacaaatcaaaatatattttatatttgaaattcttcaaagtagccaccctttgccttgatgacaactttgcacactcttggcattctctcagccagcttcatgaggaatgcttttccagcagtcttaaaggagttcccacatatgctcatttaaattaaaaaaatttaaacatatgtgctatttcatagttttgatgtcttcactattattctacaatgtggaaaattgtacaaataaagaaaaaccattgaatgagttggTATGTCCAAACTTCTCACTGGTACTGTACAGTTTACCTTACTTTGACATTTGTATCACAACATCAAGACATCCTAGTGTCTATGTGGTAGAGGAGAGACATTACGTGATGAAGATGGGGTAGATGAGGTTCTCAGGTCTCAAGTCTGAGGCACAGGTCTGCCAGTATCTGAGTGTTGGGTGGAAATAGCCACTGTGGAGGAGAGACTCGACCGGTTGCATCTTTgccctgagagagaggaagagagaggtgttTGACAATGGCACGTATATTCACGCCCACATTTCTGAGATGCATTGGAATGAGAGAATGGTTTACACATGCACCCACATTAACTGACCATGCATGCGTGAAACCCGACTTAAACATAACAATTGGATGACCCTGAGTGACAGCAGTAATAATGCTGGTTTTCACACAACTTGAGCAAGAGTAATTGTTCACATTTATGAAAGCACATCCCAGATCCGTTTAATTATATAATTTAAAGATTATTAACATGAAAAGGTCTACATCTATATTAAAATGGCTGATTTTATTCAAATAACCAGGTAATTATATCCCAATCAAATGGGTGGAGAGAGAGTCCGTGGATAATTCCTATTTTCTTAGGAACTATCCACAAGCACGCGGACCAGAGAAGCAAAATGCATGCTTTGACACCAGACATCAAAAGTTCACAGCTGGAGAGGAGTAACGTTAAAACGATACCTGACAAAAAAAAAGCGCGtttgataaaataaaaatacaacgtTAGGTAAATGACTGATTTAGCAAGCAAGCTTACAATATTGTGTTTTATGACATAAAACACCTACTATTAGTAATGATTAAGCTAAATCTGTTATTAAACaataggtttaaaacaattaaatgtaatgacAGAAAGCTAACTTCAACTTATTCGATCAAGAATCATGTGCTATCAAACTGGCCAGCGATATACACCAAACGACCATAGCAAGCACACTTGCAACTCCTCCTGCTCATATTCCACAGATGTATAACTTGTTCACCTTGCAACATCCAAAAGATAATTTATCAGCATAAACTAACATACAACAAGGTTAATGTTCGTGTTCTTACCTTGTACAGTACGTCCTTGCTCCTTGGCTTTCGCTTGCACTAGTCTCACGCACTAACCGGCCACCGTAAATTCCGTGAACGTACAAGTTCTCGCGATTGTACACTATCTCAGTGAAGGAAGGAAAACATTACGAAAAAATCGGAACTCAATTAATTAAGGTAAAACCACAAACTGTTGTTAAAACCTTGTAATGTTATACAGTAACTCCCATCAGTTGACACATGCAAAGAATGAGAAATAGCTGCATGTGGTGATTGTAAGTAGCTAGTATGAGATGAAGAAGGGCTTCGATACTGTAGATAGCGAGCTAGCTCATTGTGCTAGCACTTTCTGGCTGTACctcagctaacgttagttagctaactatCCGAATAATCTGACAATACAGCATTTGATCGGTTAGCTACTAGACAGTTATTACGTTATTCGTTTGCGATTTCAACTCTCATCACTACCCTCTCACCATTGTATTTCTGAACGACACATCAGTTTCGTCTAGACTAATGTTACAGATTGTAACAATGTTTGCAACTTTTGATACGTTTGTTTCAATCGACTTCACGCTTGTTACAATGTAATTTGGTAAAGGGGAACTGAAGTAAACAGCTATTGTCACTTTGATGTTCAGTGTATGGCCATTTCAATAAATGTAAGTTCAATTTTGTTGTCATGCTCTGAATAAAATATCTCTGTTTCTAAATAAAGGCAGAACACCTTGATTCTTTGAAGACATCCTCCACATGTGAAGCTCATCACTGGCTCACAGTATTCCGTCCTCTCTGCCCCCCACTGTCTTCAATGATGTAGATGAGCTTTATCGTCTGTGCAGCAGTTCCTCTTCTATTGCCTTCTGTGGATTCCTTCCCAGACGTCCATGTCTCCTTTCCTTCACACTTTACCACCCTGAGTCTGGAACATCACCTCTCCAGAGTCGAACCAGTGACTATACCCCAGCTCATCCCTGGTTGAACAGTCCACCTGCGTCTACTTCCTCCACCTTAAGGCAATGCTGTTCTCTCTGCGGGAGCTGGTCCAATGGCTGGGCTTTGCCACTTTTGAGCTCTTCCTCCAACTGGGGGCTCTGCTGGTCTTCAGCGTGCTGGTAGCACTGCGGGCCGACTTCTTTGACTCTGGGATGAGCTGGTGGCTGGTCTTCATCCCTCTGTTTGCCGCTGATGGCCTCAGCACCTACTTCACAGCCATCGTGTCCATCCGGCTATACCAGGAGAATGAGAAAAGGCTGGCAGTGCTGAGGCTGCTATGGGTGCTGACGGTGCTCAGCCTCAAGCTGGTGTGTGAGGTGCTGCTGTGCCAGAAGCTGGCAGAGCAGGAGCAGGCGCGCGATCTGTGGTTCGGTCTCATTGTCTCACCGCTcttcatcctcctgcagctgctgATGATTCGCGCCTGCCGCGTCAACTGAGGCCAGGGGCGGttttgtttagcaacaaaatcaccacgtgcgcaactatggggcaaaaaaACCCAGACCGGGTTGGCTTAGATCAGGATTGGGCAAATTTGGTTGtgaatcagcagtttttctcatgttatgtcagtcactgacagtcactcaattaagccatgtcagctaacaatttttagattggtaaattagtcttgCCAGCTATTTAAACTTGGTCTAATTACCGACCAGGggggccccattgattttgttagtcactcactcagatatcatattaaaaacagcaaacatttctctccctaAGGTAGAAtatcaggaaattagctgtaaaactgcataTTATTCTTTCCGCTGTCACGTTTTGCTTGCAAGGTAGGGGGGTCAACAACATTTcccttagggcccccaaaaggttaGTGCTGGCTCTTACGGCatgttggggcggcagggtagcctagtggttagagggttggactagtaaaaggttgcaagatcaaatccccgagctgacaaggtaaaaatctgtcgttctgcccctgaacaaggcactgttcctaggccgtcattgaaaataagaatttgttcctaactgacttgcctagttaaataaatgtaataaatacaatgtgtgtgtatggatgtgggggggacTGTACGGATGTAGGTACCCAgacctcatgatgagttcagaatttttggtgaccCCCAAAGTTCGCCATCCCTgtcttagattgttgacaacatgtaaactatatttagtctcaatgtttattgaaaacataaatacacaaTGTATGCACAATGAGTACTTgctgtctctcaaatacattgttacagttgttggttagctagctagcgaaaacACCTCTAAACAAGATGGGGTATCAATAAAAAGATACAAGCTGCaacgagccacctacgattccACGCGTTGCAGGTTCTTGGCAATTGTggagttcgttttgcatggcccggtgccccGGGTAGACGGAGGTCTTAAGTGAATTATCCTACCCACCTTGGGCACCGGGCCATGCGAAACGAAATTCACTATTATTGCTAGCTATCATAACAACGCATGCATTCCGGGCCACATCGATGCGCTTGGATCACTTTCGTGACGTTGTGAGCCAACCCGTCTATACAGGTGGGTTGTTTTAATTAACAGACTATTGTCAAGTACTCGGTGGACTAATGGCTGGAGATGAGGGTCATGGGTTTCCCCTCCATTTCTGACCTCGTCTGAGGACAGCGCGACTGTTTCCATGCGCTTTGTCTGCATGGCTCTCCCATGAACATTGCTGCCTGTGGATAAAATGTATCGTATTTGATCTGTGTTATGGTCCTCTTGTTCAAGCATGTATTCATGGCCTAATTTGATCCTTTAAAGTGTAATTTAATTCCTAACGTGAAATGTGGTGCTGGGGAGGGTCAATTGAAGTACTGTCTTGAATTTGGTTACTGCCACcagttttatttttttctctctttttcttatcTGCTCGTTTTTGGTAACCTTGTTGTTGTTTGTATATATGTGTAATTAAACATTTAAGCTGGTGAAGTTGATCATGTAATATTATTTAATCTCATCAGAAATCTATGAAACATTAATCAGCCCTCTTTTGGTCAATTCTGAACGGATTCCATGCCGTTATGTCCCATGTAGACTTAGATCTTTGGTATGTCCACTGTTATCCCCTATGACGACGAGATTTGGGCACAAGATGTCGCTATTTACATTGAAGATGGGCGTGTGAACTACTCAATTTCCTATGCCTAAACCAACATTGGCAAGGCCGTTCAAGTAATAAAAGGAAAGTTCACATAGGAGTGAGTTCATGGAAGTAAAAGTCATAATCGCTAATATCATGGCTAAGGCTGCATAAGCTTCATTTtggaaaataaaatacattttgacctGTTTGACCATTTTATGCCCATAAAGCACTAATCTCTTGTTTTCCTATTATTACATGGATTAAGGTGAGAGAATCGAATATGATCCACTCACCAATAGTCCCACAGGTTTTCATCTAAAGTTTTCCCTAAACAACTAGTAGAATAGTAGTAG of Salmo salar chromosome ssa01, Ssal_v3.1, whole genome shotgun sequence contains these proteins:
- the tmem203 gene encoding transmembrane protein 203, which codes for MLFSLRELVQWLGFATFELFLQLGALLVFSVLVALRADFFDSGMSWWLVFIPLFAADGLSTYFTAIVSIRLYQENEKRLAVLRLLWVLTVLSLKLVCEVLLCQKLAEQEQARDLWFGLIVSPLFILLQLLMIRACRVN